CGCGGAGGGCCGCGAGGTCGGCGACACCACGACGCTGGCGGACACCGCGGTGATGAGCGTCATCTCCGCCCAGGTGAAGTAGCCCCCGCGCGGCTACCTCCGCCGAGAGTGCATCTGGGCGCCGAGGGTGCGGGGTTCACTCGCATCCTCGGCGCGCAGATGCATTTTCGCGGTTTCGTGGGAGACCGCGGGAGCGGGATGCCGCGGCGCGGCGTCAGGACAGGGTGAAGACCACCTCGACCTCGACGGGTGCGTCCAGCGGCAGAACCGGCACGCCGACCGCGGAGCGGGCGTGACGGCCTTCATCGCCGAAGATCTCGCCGAGCACGGTGCTCGCACCGTTGATGACCCCGGGCTGACCGGTGAACTCGGGCACCGAGGCGACGAATCCGGTGACCTTCAGCACACCGGCCAGTCGGTCGACGCCCCCGGCGGCGGCTGCGGCCGCCGCGACGGCGTTGAGCGCGCACTGGCGGGCGTAGCCCGCCGCGGCATCCGGGGCCACCAGACCCTCGCCCTCGCCGACCTTGCCGGTCTCGGGAAGCGCGCCCGAGACCATCGGCAGCTGGCCCGCGGTGTACACCAGGTCGCCGTGCACCTTGGCGGGAATGTAGGCGGCCACCGGCGGGACGACCGAGGGGAGCTCGATGCCGAGCTCGGCCAGGCGCTCCGAAACGCTCACTGCTCGTCTCCGAACTGGCGCGCCGCCTGCTCGGCCGCGCCGAGCGCCGCGTTGGGGGCGCCGCCGCCGGTGGGACGCTTGAAGTAGGCGACGAGCCCGCCTTCAGGCCCCTGGACGATCTGCACGAGTTCCCAGCCCTGCTTCCCCCAGTTGTTGAGGATGGCGGCGGTGTTGTGGATCAGCAGCGGAGTGGTGAGGTACTCCCACGTCGTCATCGAGGCTCCTGTGGTCGGGGCGGTATCGCGGGCGGATGCTGGGAAAGATCTCCGTGGGCGCACGCCGGTCGAGGGATCGCCCAGGAAGCTCCCTTACGATCAACCCTATGCCTGAGACGAAACGGACGGGTAGCGGTGTGCTCGGCGGCCTCCTCGGGGTCGTCGGGCTGAGCGCCGTCGCCGGTGTGCTCGTGACCGCCGCCGTCACCCCCGCGATTGCGGTCTCGGGGGCCGCGGCCTCCAGCGCCATCTCGATGTTCGACAACATGCCGAGCTATCTCGAGATCGACGAGCTGATGCTGCCGACGACCCTCATGTACGTGAACCCCGACAACGGGCAAGAGGTCGAGTGGACGAAGTTCTACGACCAGAACCGGTCGCCGGTGACCTTCGATCAGGTCGCGCCGGTCGTCTACGACGCGGTGCTGTCGTCGGAAGACCCGCGCTACTACCAGCACGGCGGTGTCGACCTCATCGGTACGACCCGCGCGCTGCTGAGCAACGCCCAGGGCGGCCAGACCCAGGGTGGGTCGTCGATCAGCCAGCAGTACGTCAAGAACGTGCTCATCCAGCGGTGCGAGCGGGACGCCGAGCCCGAACTCGACGCCGACAACAACGTCGTGAAGACCCGCGATGAGGTCCTCCGCAACTGCTGGGAGGACGCCACCAACGCGACAGGTGCCGAGGGCTATGAGCGCAAGCTTCAGGAGATGCGGTACGCGATCGCCCTGGAGCAGCGCTACTCGAAGAACGACATCCTGCTCGGGTACCTCAACATCGCCAACTTCGGCGGGACCAACTACGGCATCGACGCGTCGTCGAAGTACTACTTCAACGTCCCGGCGTCACAGCTGAGCGTCTCTCAGGCCGCGACGCTCGCCGGTATCGTGCAGAACCCGAACACCTACCGGATCGACAAGCCGGAGGGATCGATCTTCGATTCAGAGGGCGTCGGGTACAACAAAGCGCCCGACGGGTCCATCGAGGACGTGCAGCCCGGGACCATCCAAGCGCTCTACACCCTCCGTGACGAGGGCGTCATCAACGACGAGCAGCTGCTCGCCGCGGCGGACGGTTACAGCGCCACCAAGGGCCGGCAGCTGTACGTGCTCAGCCGCATGCTGGATGACGGCAAGATCAACCGCGACCAGTACATCCAGGCGGCGGTGGAGCCGATCACCCCTGCGATCACGCAGCCCGTGACGGGGTGCCAGTCCACCGGTGCCGCTGCTTACTTCTGCCAGTACGTCGTCTCCACGATCCAGAACGACCCCGCGTTCGGCGAGACGCGGGAGGCTCGGGACCGGGCGCTCCGCCAGGACGGCCTGAAGATCTACACCACGATCGACCCCCGTGTGCAGGGCGCCGCGGAGCAGGCCATGGCCGACTACGCGCCGACGTCGATCGAGGGCATGGAGTTCGGGGCGACCGCCACGAGCATCGAGGCCAAGACCGGCCGCGTCCTCGCCATCGCGCAGAACACCCGCTACGTGCCGGGTGCGACCGAGGATCCCAACGAATCGTCCATCGTGTTCGCCGGCGACTCGACCTACGGTGGCTCGGGCGGCTTCGGTGCCGGTTCGACCTTCAAGCTCTTCACCCTCATCGACTGGCTCGAGCAGGGCAAGTCCCTTCGCGAGGTCGTCAACGGCACCGATCGAAACATCCCCCGGATGACCTCCTGCGCCGGTGACTGGGTCAACCCCGGCAGCGACCGGATCCGCAACTTCGGCAACCAGCGCGGCTACAATGGCACTCCGTTGCGCTTCACTGCCGAGTCGCTGAACACCGGATTCATCGGAATGGCCGCCGAGCTCGACCTCTGCGACATCACGAACGTCGTGGCGAAGATGGGTGTCACCAGCGGGAACGGCAACCCGATCAACGTCACCGTGCCCTCGCAGATCATCGGGGTCGACGACGTTTCACCGATCGCGATGGCAGGCGCCTATGCCACGGTCGCCAACGGCGGGACCCTGTGCCAGCCGAAGGTCATCGACCGCGTCGTCGACAACAACGGCGTCGACCGCCCGGAGCTCGTCCCAGTGCGCAACTGTTCCCCGGCTCTCACCCCCGAAGTGGCGTCGACGGCCGCCTTCGCGCTCCAGGGCGTGATGGCTCGCGGCGGAACCGGCGCCCAGGCGAACCCCTTCGACGGCACCCCGATGCTCGGAAAGACCGGAACCAACGAACAGCGCCACTCGTGGATGATCGAGTCGTCGACGAACGTCACGACCGCCGTGATGGCCGGCAACGTCCGCGGCACCGTCGACATCGCGCGCGCCTATGCCTACGACCGTC
The Microbacterium sp. SLBN-154 DNA segment above includes these coding regions:
- a CDS encoding RidA family protein, with protein sequence MSVSERLAELGIELPSVVPPVAAYIPAKVHGDLVYTAGQLPMVSGALPETGKVGEGEGLVAPDAAAGYARQCALNAVAAAAAAAGGVDRLAGVLKVTGFVASVPEFTGQPGVINGASTVLGEIFGDEGRHARSAVGVPVLPLDAPVEVEVVFTLS
- a CDS encoding DUF4177 domain-containing protein is translated as MTTWEYLTTPLLIHNTAAILNNWGKQGWELVQIVQGPEGGLVAYFKRPTGGGAPNAALGAAEQAARQFGDEQ
- a CDS encoding transglycosylase domain-containing protein, encoding MPETKRTGSGVLGGLLGVVGLSAVAGVLVTAAVTPAIAVSGAAASSAISMFDNMPSYLEIDELMLPTTLMYVNPDNGQEVEWTKFYDQNRSPVTFDQVAPVVYDAVLSSEDPRYYQHGGVDLIGTTRALLSNAQGGQTQGGSSISQQYVKNVLIQRCERDAEPELDADNNVVKTRDEVLRNCWEDATNATGAEGYERKLQEMRYAIALEQRYSKNDILLGYLNIANFGGTNYGIDASSKYYFNVPASQLSVSQAATLAGIVQNPNTYRIDKPEGSIFDSEGVGYNKAPDGSIEDVQPGTIQALYTLRDEGVINDEQLLAAADGYSATKGRQLYVLSRMLDDGKINRDQYIQAAVEPITPAITQPVTGCQSTGAAAYFCQYVVSTIQNDPAFGETREARDRALRQDGLKIYTTIDPRVQGAAEQAMADYAPTSIEGMEFGATATSIEAKTGRVLAIAQNTRYVPGATEDPNESSIVFAGDSTYGGSGGFGAGSTFKLFTLIDWLEQGKSLREVVNGTDRNIPRMTSCAGDWVNPGSDRIRNFGNQRGYNGTPLRFTAESLNTGFIGMAAELDLCDITNVVAKMGVTSGNGNPINVTVPSQIIGVDDVSPIAMAGAYATVANGGTLCQPKVIDRVVDNNGVDRPELVPVRNCSPALTPEVASTAAFALQGVMARGGTGAQANPFDGTPMLGKTGTNEQRHSWMIESSTNVTTAVMAGNVRGTVDIARAYAYDRRVMDIRYPIAQRIQATANAAYGGDDFPPPAENLIRQVVRDVPNVVGQTIDQARATLEGAGWDVSVGEPVNSDQPTNIIVQQNPSGQAPAGSVVTINPSNGQAATVPDVSGQNPAVAAGALNAAGFSAQLGSCTPDPGSGGGRVTGTDPAAGTATTRGATVTINFAAAACPGQGAPGNDEDDDE